A section of the Echeneis naucrates chromosome 12, fEcheNa1.1, whole genome shotgun sequence genome encodes:
- the LOC115052338 gene encoding transmembrane protein 132E-like, whose translation MKPNSPLSSRLPAVALALLVAVQVVESQMVAEDLGVPSATSPVYPAVNLQVLGVNHVMLKPDSPEPLGNSSIKVQTQTFLITGPGTEISQPTVNASYGPLTVDAPIPSDMLLSGRSILPVILVRQVRSSSPVVKILFHMPTESSIAIGQERLEPGEDHGWKSGRVKTKDGAHCVTAYAFWETREVRGACLVSPGGFCVAHLKPELVWFSSASRSGSSSRETGKTEGIKGIQGNLVEVYFQSRSDETGQCTPQDSLQRVGVGRGRDSGGSGTPMRRIGSVNLLRTPPGNPTFLRLRLGGALVIQTSSKPLKTTDVATFYVFLVSTSTLENFTLRATVRTGLSFSAVRPSDSALWDLSVEPSRGAYPSTVSVVSHRKVAITAKRGLLEVFQLDFVPKGFSEHPESQTISWRLELPGNVKDVGTMRIHTTQRDYIGLAPLVMNTDVLNTAVLTGKVVSVPVKTLAVEANGSVTDVTNYTSCRSTEEDVLKVSERCDYLYVNGKETRGNSRVMVNFTYGFLSTQLEMSVWMPRLPLLIDVADPKLSQIKGWRVPVTTGNRRSTWDSEEEEEIRKGRGCMLQYQHSTLRVLTSFVAQASAEVLPDLITGAENVEYFLGPDWQVDVTNLVRYSLSVANPDVARVHNGVVLQGRTVGTTTLQVLSPLTSSVLAERSIKVVDDKVSVTELGVQLVSGLSLSLQLSPGSNRAIIATATTREMITQLKQEAVVSCWVQFSDGAVVPLELFDHSIYSLTVSTPDEAVATVRRTPLSTFVVARGEGEGQGALVKVELRICEECQKSKRKSKLAVGTGLLKINFRANQSSRKAAAGGSGVGTDGNRDYDGSPSEVLGVLKTTMTSQLAVTDMDKWLLRNPVQDHQTNLVKTTTTTVFSPKSSQPHVVWIGTTTGATRGTSYTVTPTTAMTSMNTMSSNTPIRTAKPIATSAGVVSKGEEQKRSYGNMLDNPNSPSNKDTPNADVAPSKERPKAPEVIESDLIRTFSAMSDLEIGMYALVGVSCVAILAFLLNCASYNLCFRNHKTPIQADPPPSNLKDHKHDWVWLGSNNQNVPPPGAPTQVSTLKRETQCPLESHHSIDSMGHHNLESTLPTVSAPTVPERTATLGRSRTSSQQQQFQGKVIEPMANRSATLLARPHRNEPLHSPTSKRNQVQFTTFTTLDIKHLAALKKNGVDLNWTHQKMQQNQVSAEPQTPLPDMPWPVVKPLGEPQ comes from the exons ATGAAGCCCAACTCTCCGCTGAGCTCACGGCTCCCTGCTGTCGCGCTGGCTCTGCTCGTCGCTGTTCAAG TGGTTGAGAGTCAAATGGTGGCTGAAGATCTTGGGGTGCCCTCTGCAACATCTCCAGTTTATCCTGCTGTCAACCTCCAAGTTCTGGGTGTTAACCATGTGATGTTGAAACCAGACAGTCCAGAGCCATTAGGGAACTCCAGCATTAAGGTCCAGACTCAAACTTTTCTCATCACCGGTCCAGGCACTGAGATCTCCCAGCCAACTGTCAATGCATCATATGGCCCCCTAACTGTAGATGCCCCTATTCCTTCAGACATGCTCCTCAGTGGGCGCAGCATACTGCCAGTCATTTTGGTCCGCCAAGTTCGTTCCTCATCTCCTGTGGTTAAGATCCTCTTCCACATGCCCACAGAAAGCAGCATAGCTATTGGGCAAGAAAGATTGGAGCCTGGAGAAGATCATGGATGGAAAAGCGGCAGAGTCAAGACAAAGGACGGAGCTCACTGTGTGACGGCCTATGCCTTCTGGGAGACGAGGGAGGTCCGTGGGGCGTGCCTGGTGTCTCCAGGTGGCTTTTGTGTGGCACATTTGAAGCCAGAACTTGTCTGGTTTAGCTCGGCCAGCCGATCAGGAAGCTCTAGcagggaaacaggaaaaactgaAGGAATTAAGGGGATTCAGGGGAACCTTGTGGAGGTCTATTTCCAGAGTCGGAGTGACGAGACAGGCCAGTGTACACCGCAGGATAGCCTGCAGCGTGTGGGAGTTGGAAGAGGAAGAGACTCTGGGGGATCAGGGACACCAATGCGGCGAATAGGAAGTGTTAATCTACTCAGAACTCCCCCAGGAAACCCCACCTTCCTCCGGCTGAGGCTTGGAGGTGCTTTGGTGATCCAGACCTCTTCCAAGCCCCTGAAGACCACTGATGTGGCAACTTTCTATGTCTTCCTAGTGAGTACATCTACGCTGGAAAATTTTACACTCAG AGCGACAGTGAGAACAGGTTTGTCATTCAGCGCAGTGCGGCCCAGCGACTCTGCACTTTGGGACCTTTCAGTGGAGCCCAGCAGAGGAGCATACCCCAGCACAGTCTCTGTAGTCAGCCACAGGAAGGTTGCCATCACCGCGAAGAG AGGTCTCCTGGAGGTTTTTCAGCTTGACTTTGTGCCGAAAGGCTTTTCAGAGCATCCTGAGAGTCAGACGATCTCCTGGCGTCTGGAGTTGCCAGGAAATGTCAAGGATGTGGGCACGATGCGGATCCACACGACTCAGAGGGACTACATTGGGCTGGCACCTCTGGTCATG AACACTGATGTCTTGAATACTGCAGTGCTGACTGGTAAAGTGGTGTCTGTCCCTGTGAAAACCCTGGCTGTGGAGGCTAATGGCTCAGTCACGGATGTGACCAACTACACCAGCTGTAGGTCCACAGAGGAGGATGTACTCAAG GTGTCCGAGCGCTGTGACTATTTGTATGTGAATGGGAAAGAGACGAGAGGAAACAGCAGGGTGATGGTCAACTTTACCTACGGTTTCTTGAGCACTCAGTTGGAGATGAGTGTCTGGATGCCGCGGTTGCCTTTGCTGATCGATGTGGCCGACCCCAAGCTCAGCCAGATCAAAGGTTGGCGGGTCCCTGTTACCACTGGCAACAGGAG GTCTACGTGGGatagtgaggaagaggaggaaattaGGAAGGGCAGGGGCTGCATGCTGCAGTATCAACACTCCACGCTCCGGGTTCTCACGTCCTTCGTGGCTCAGGCCAGTGCTGAGGTCCTGCCTGACCTGATCACCGGGGCAGAAAACGTCGAGTATTTCCTGGGTCCTGATTGGCAG GTGGATGTGACCAATCTTGTACGCTATTCTCTAAGCGTAGCAAACCCTGATGTAGCTCGCGTACACAATGGAGTGGTGCTGCAGGGGCGGACTGTGGGCACTACTACTTTGCAG GTCCTGTCCCCTCTGACTTCTTCTGTCCTGGCTGAGAGGAGCATCAAGGTGGTGGATGATAAAGTGAGTGTGACAGAGCTGGGAGTGCAGTTGGTGTCTGGActctctctgtccctgcagCTCAGTCCAGGCAGCAACAGGGCCATCATCGCCACGGCAACCACACGGGAGATGATCACACAGCTCAAACAG gaagcgGTGGTCAGCTGCTGGGTTCAGTTCAGCGATGGTGCTGTTGTTCCCCTGGAGCTGTTTGACCACAGCATTTACTCGCTGACAGTCTCGACCCCTGACGAGGCGGTGGCAACCGTACGCCGCACCCCGCTCTCCACGTTTGTAGTAGCACGGGGTGAAGGTGAAGGCCAGGGGGCACtggtgaaggtggagctgagaatCTGTGAGGAGTGCCAGAAGTCCAAGAGGAAGAGCAAACTTGCAGTGGGCACGGGGCTCCTCAAAATCAACTTCAGAGCaaatcagagcagcagaaaagccGCAGCAGGAGGCAGTGGGGTCGGCACCGATGGAAATAGAGATTATGATGGGAGCCCATCAGAAGTTTTAGGGGTGCTTAAAACGACAATGACATCACAGCTTGCTGTCACGGATATGGATAAGTGGTTGCTAAGAAATCCAGTACAGGACCACCAGACCAACCTGGTgaaaacaaccaccaccactgtGTTTTCTCCAAAATCTTCACAGCCACATGTTGTGTGGATTGGAACTACAACCGGAGCTACAAGAGGTACCTCATACACTGTCACTCCCACAACAGCCATGACCAGTATGAACACAATGAGCTCAAATACACCAATAAGGACTGCCAAACCTATAGCAACTTCAGCGGGTGTTGTCAGTAAAGGTGAAGAGCAGAAGAGGAGCTATGGAAACATGCTTGATAACCCCAATTCACCCTCGAACAAAGACACTCCTAATGCAGATGTGGCACCCAGCAAGGAGCGTCCTAAAGCTCCTGAAGTAATTGAGAGCGACCTCATTCGCACATTTAGCGCTATGTCAGATTTGGAAATTGGCATGTACGCGTTGGTGGGGGTGTCCTGTGTTGCAATCTTGGCTTTTCTATTGAATTGTGCTTCATATAACCTCTGTTTCCGTAATCACAAGACACCCATACAGGCTGACCCGCCGCCAAGCAACCTGAAGGACCATAAGCATGACTGGGTGTGGTTGGGGAGCAATAACCAGAATGTCCCTCCTCCGGGTGCCCCAACTCAAGTGTCCACGTTAAAACGTGAGACCCAGTGCCCTTTGGAGTCGCATCATTCCATAGACTCCATGGGCCACCATAACTTGGAGAGCACCCTGCCCACTGTGAGTGCCCCCACTGTCCCCGAAAGAACTGCCACCCTGGGCCGCAGCAGGaccagctcccagcagcagcagtttcaggGAAAAGTGATCGAGCCCATGGCAAACCGATCAGCCACCTTGCTGGCTAGGCCACACCGCAACGAGCCACTCCATTCCCCCACGAGTAAGAGGAACCAAGTCCAGTTCACCACCTTCACCACACTGGACATCAAGCACTTGGCTGCACTGAAGAAGAATGGAGTTGACTTAAACTGGACCCACCAGAAGATGCAGCAGAACCAGGTCTCTGCTGAGCCTCAGACACCTTTACCTGACATGCCATGGCCTGTTGTCAAACCTCTTGGAGAGCCCCAGTGA